A genomic region of Peptoniphilus sp. ING2-D1G contains the following coding sequences:
- a CDS encoding carboxy-processing protease (The enzyme shows specific recognition of a C-terminal tripeptide, Xaa-Yaa-Zaa, in which Xaa is preferably Ala or Leu, Yaa is preferably Ala or Tyr, and Zaa is preferably Ala, but then cleaves at a variable distance from the C-terminus. A typical cleavage is -Ala-Ala-|-Arg-Ala-Ala-Lys-Glu-Asn-Tyr-Ala-Leu-Ala-Ala; High confidence in function and specificity), with translation MKKKLLKILGVIALILITNTLTAVSLIYGYSNSQVSSAIKIKYLEDFVKKNYLYEVKDEDLEVGKLKGIVAALNDPYSEYYTKEEYQELMEMTTGKFFGIGVVITRGEDNLITVISPIKGSPADKAGIKAKDKIIKVEGVEYTGEDINEATKIMKGEKGTEVTITIYRPDTAKTKEITLIRDEISVETIISDKLGEIGYIGITGFDENTAEDFNEALDKLLSQKIKSLIIDLRGNPGGIVDSAAEICDRILPEGMIVYAENREKKRVFEFKSDEKHLNIPLAVLVNEGSASASEIVAGAIRDYKAGTIIGQKTFGKGIVQTAKMFPSGDGIKLTTSEYFTPKGENIHKKGIKPDIEVKLPDDIEGMGIEYKDTDTQLQKAIEVLKEKS, from the coding sequence ATGAAAAAAAAATTATTAAAAATATTAGGCGTTATAGCACTAATTTTAATTACAAACACATTAACCGCCGTATCATTGATTTATGGTTACAGCAATTCACAAGTGTCATCGGCAATAAAGATAAAATATTTGGAAGATTTTGTAAAGAAGAACTACCTCTATGAAGTAAAGGACGAAGATCTTGAAGTTGGAAAGCTCAAGGGAATAGTAGCAGCCTTGAATGATCCCTACTCCGAATACTACACCAAGGAGGAATACCAAGAACTCATGGAAATGACCACAGGTAAGTTTTTCGGAATAGGTGTGGTAATCACCAGAGGTGAAGACAATTTAATAACTGTAATTTCTCCAATAAAAGGATCTCCTGCCGACAAAGCCGGAATAAAGGCGAAGGATAAGATAATAAAAGTCGAAGGTGTCGAATACACCGGAGAAGACATAAATGAGGCAACAAAGATCATGAAGGGTGAAAAGGGAACAGAGGTCACCATCACCATTTACAGACCTGATACAGCCAAGACAAAAGAAATAACCTTAATAAGAGATGAGATAAGCGTTGAAACCATAATAAGCGATAAATTGGGCGAAATAGGCTATATAGGAATCACGGGATTCGATGAGAATACAGCTGAGGATTTCAACGAGGCTTTGGATAAATTGCTATCACAAAAGATAAAGTCTCTGATAATCGACTTAAGGGGAAATCCAGGAGGAATCGTGGATTCCGCAGCGGAAATATGCGACAGGATTTTGCCCGAGGGAATGATAGTCTATGCGGAAAACAGAGAGAAAAAAAGAGTATTCGAGTTTAAATCCGATGAAAAACATTTAAATATCCCCCTTGCAGTACTTGTAAATGAAGGCTCGGCTTCAGCATCGGAAATAGTGGCGGGAGCAATAAGAGATTATAAAGCGGGCACCATAATAGGACAGAAGACCTTCGGGAAGGGGATAGTTCAAACGGCAAAGATGTTCCCTTCAGGAGATGGAATAAAACTTACCACATCTGAATATTTTACGCCCAAGGGAGAAAACATACACAAAAAAGGGATAAAGCCGGACATTGAAGTAAAATTGCCCGACGACATTGAGGGTATGGGAATTGAGTACAAGGACACGGACACTCAACTTCAAAAAGCAATAGAAGTATTGAAGGAGAAAAGTTAA
- a CDS encoding peptidase, M23/M37 family (Members of this family are zinc metallopeptidases with a range of specificities. The peptidase family M23 is included in this family, these are Gly-Gly endopeptidases. Peptidase family M23 are also endopeptidases.This family also includes some bacterial lipoproteins such as P33648 for which no proteolytic activity has been demonstrated. This family also includes leukocyte cell-derived chemotaxin 2 (LECT2) proteins. LECT2 is a liver-specific protein which is thought to be linked to hepatocyte growth although the exact function of this protein is unknown; High confidence in function and specificity) produces MKKYRLSIICLVVALLLPLTVYGGSADLEKKQQQKINEKNKVSKQLEKNKMQLVDIEGDVAQVNSEISVLDGKINSLSSNISELESEIERLNKEIVQTQKELDEAELNLQEKKEQFETRLRAMYMNGKASYLEVILNSKNMEELLRNNEIIVSISNADKELVEYITEQVRIIEEKSAKLESDKNTLAIAKSSLEIEKAEQQKISAEKRDYMNALMSDAEAYRIEYEKAEAQWRSLDKEILRLQSQIKELKEQERIEREKAQKNQSAKVSARSSGALLWPVPGNTSISSGYGNRMHPILKTYRFHSGIDIPASSGTSVVAVKSGIVIMSRNMGGYGNVVMIDHGDIVTVYAHNSSLKVSAGQSVNAGDVIATVGSTGLSTGPHLHFEVRVNGQAVNPLGYV; encoded by the coding sequence ATGAAAAAGTACAGATTATCCATAATCTGTTTAGTGGTGGCGTTGTTATTGCCCCTGACAGTTTATGGAGGCAGTGCTGATTTAGAAAAAAAACAACAACAAAAAATAAACGAAAAAAACAAAGTTTCTAAGCAACTTGAGAAAAACAAAATGCAACTGGTCGATATTGAAGGCGATGTTGCACAGGTCAACTCTGAAATTTCGGTATTGGATGGCAAAATCAATTCTCTGAGTTCAAATATATCCGAACTTGAATCGGAAATTGAAAGACTGAACAAAGAGATAGTTCAGACACAAAAAGAGCTTGATGAAGCTGAGTTGAATTTGCAAGAAAAGAAAGAGCAATTTGAAACCAGATTAAGAGCAATGTACATGAACGGTAAGGCATCTTACTTGGAAGTTATACTGAATTCCAAAAACATGGAAGAACTCTTGAGAAACAATGAAATAATAGTTTCCATTTCCAATGCGGATAAGGAACTTGTGGAGTACATAACAGAACAAGTACGCATAATAGAAGAAAAAAGCGCAAAGCTCGAATCGGATAAAAATACTCTTGCCATTGCTAAATCCAGTCTTGAAATAGAAAAAGCCGAACAACAAAAAATCAGCGCTGAAAAAAGAGATTACATGAATGCGTTGATGTCAGATGCGGAAGCCTACAGAATCGAATATGAAAAGGCGGAAGCTCAATGGAGGAGCCTGGATAAAGAGATTTTAAGACTTCAAAGTCAAATAAAAGAACTCAAAGAACAGGAAAGAATAGAAAGAGAAAAAGCTCAAAAAAATCAAAGTGCAAAGGTCTCTGCGAGATCTTCAGGAGCATTGTTGTGGCCGGTACCCGGTAACACGAGCATATCTTCAGGATACGGTAACAGAATGCATCCGATTTTAAAAACCTATAGATTTCATTCAGGAATAGATATCCCCGCATCGAGCGGAACTTCTGTAGTTGCAGTAAAATCCGGCATAGTAATAATGTCAAGGAACATGGGAGGTTACGGAAACGTCGTAATGATAGATCATGGTGACATTGTAACGGTTTATGCGCATAACAGTTCCTTGAAGGTATCTGCGGGCCAAAGCGTAAATGCGGGCGATGTAATCGCAACGGTGGGATCCACGGGACTTTCAACAGGACCTCACCTCCACTTTGAAGTGAGAGTTAACGGACAAGCGGTAAATCCTTTAGGATATGTGTAA
- the ytsJ gene encoding Malic enzyme, NAD binding domain protein (Malic enzymes, or malate oxidoreductases, catalyze the oxidative decarboxylation of malate into pyruvate important for a wide range of metabolic pathways.NAD-dependent malic enzyme, which uses preferentially NAD and has the ability to decarboxylate oxaloacetate (OAA). It is found in bacteria and insects; High confidence in function and specificity): protein MKNYYKLSLEKHGELKGKIRVDLACDLVNHDDLSVAYTPGVAEPCRRIQINTMDAYKYTWKGNVVAVVSDGTAVLGLGDIGPEASLPVMEGKAMLFKKFAGVNAVPVVLNTKDTEEIIKVVKAIAPSYGGINLEDISSPRCVEIERRLIDELDIPVFHDDQHGTAIVATAALINAFRITGKDPAQCVAIVSGAGAAGSSIVKMIKQFGIGNIYCFDSKGVLSSKNAERYNFVKKEILEITNNYDEDLTMKDAMAKADIFIGVSTAGIINSEMVKSMKKDSVVLAMANPEPEIGYDDAVEAGVRIMGTGRSDFPNQINNVLAFPGLFKGALECGATKITEEMKMAAATGLAYFVKDEDLTETHIIPDVFEEGIADMVAEKVKECAIRSGYIRKNI from the coding sequence ATGAAGAATTATTATAAATTATCTTTGGAAAAACACGGCGAATTGAAGGGAAAAATAAGGGTGGATTTAGCCTGTGATTTAGTAAATCACGACGACTTGTCCGTAGCCTATACACCCGGTGTAGCCGAGCCCTGCAGAAGGATACAAATAAATACCATGGACGCATATAAGTATACGTGGAAGGGAAATGTGGTGGCTGTAGTTTCAGACGGAACGGCGGTTTTAGGGCTTGGAGATATAGGACCTGAAGCATCTCTGCCTGTAATGGAAGGAAAGGCTATGCTTTTTAAAAAATTTGCAGGAGTAAATGCTGTGCCTGTGGTCTTGAATACTAAGGATACCGAGGAAATCATAAAGGTTGTAAAAGCAATTGCACCGAGCTATGGAGGAATAAACCTCGAAGATATTTCTTCACCCAGATGTGTGGAAATTGAAAGAAGACTTATTGATGAACTTGATATTCCGGTTTTTCACGACGACCAACACGGCACTGCGATAGTTGCGACGGCAGCCCTTATAAACGCCTTCAGAATTACGGGAAAGGATCCTGCTCAATGCGTGGCTATAGTAAGCGGAGCGGGTGCAGCGGGTTCTTCAATAGTGAAGATGATTAAGCAGTTCGGCATAGGCAATATATACTGTTTTGATTCTAAGGGAGTGCTGTCTTCTAAAAATGCTGAAAGGTATAATTTTGTAAAAAAGGAAATTTTGGAAATAACCAACAACTACGACGAAGATTTGACCATGAAAGATGCCATGGCAAAGGCGGATATCTTCATAGGGGTTTCTACGGCGGGAATAATAAATTCTGAAATGGTAAAATCAATGAAAAAAGATTCAGTGGTATTGGCTATGGCCAATCCCGAGCCTGAAATCGGATATGATGATGCTGTGGAAGCGGGAGTTAGGATAATGGGTACGGGAAGATCGGATTTTCCCAACCAAATAAACAATGTACTGGCTTTTCCGGGATTGTTCAAAGGAGCTCTTGAATGTGGAGCTACAAAAATCACTGAAGAAATGAAAATGGCGGCTGCAACGGGGCTTGCATACTTTGTAAAGGATGAAGATTTAACGGAAACCCATATAATTCCCGATGTTTTCGAAGAAGGAATTGCGGATATGGTTGCGGAAAAAGTCAAGGAATGTGCTATAAGATCAGGCTATATCAGAAAAAATATATAA
- the tyrS gene encoding Tyrosine-tRNA ligase (Catalyzes the attachment of tyrosine to tRNA(Tyr) in a two-step reaction: tyrosine is first activated by ATP to form Tyr-AMP and then transferred to the acceptor end of tRNA(Tyr); High confidence in function and specificity), with translation MNIFDTLQQRGFIDQVTHEEELKELLGKESVPFYIGFDATADSLTLGHFLQIRVMQHMQKAGHKPIALIGGGTTMIGDPSGKTDMRKVMTKETIDHNAERFKEQLSKLLDFSEGKAIFVNNADWILDLNFLDFMREIGVHFSVNRMLTFDCYKNRMESGLTFFEFAYMLLQSYDFLYLYRKYGCKLQLGGSDQWSNMLGGYELVRKLESDKVYSMTFKLLTTASGIKMGKTEKGAIWLDPEKTSPYEMYQYMRNVDDRDVIKFMKLLTMMSLEEIGEYEKLEGAELNKAKEKLAFEIVRDIHGEDEANKAVEASRALFSTGADSENIPSTEMEKSIFEEGKNFLELLTEIGLTKSNSEGRRLVEQNGITLNDEKVQEIDKKITLDDFKDDSILIRKGKKIFHRVKIK, from the coding sequence ATGAATATTTTTGATACTCTACAACAAAGAGGCTTTATCGATCAAGTTACTCATGAAGAAGAATTAAAAGAATTACTCGGCAAAGAATCAGTTCCCTTTTATATAGGCTTTGATGCGACGGCAGACTCTCTCACTCTGGGTCACTTTTTGCAGATAAGAGTTATGCAACATATGCAAAAGGCAGGACATAAGCCCATCGCCTTAATCGGTGGAGGAACCACTATGATAGGAGATCCCTCTGGTAAAACCGATATGCGTAAGGTCATGACCAAGGAAACTATCGATCACAATGCAGAACGCTTTAAGGAACAGCTTTCAAAGTTGCTTGATTTTTCAGAAGGAAAGGCGATTTTTGTAAACAATGCGGACTGGATATTGGATCTGAACTTTTTGGATTTCATGAGAGAAATAGGAGTGCATTTCAGCGTAAACAGAATGCTTACTTTCGACTGTTATAAAAACAGAATGGAATCAGGTCTTACTTTCTTTGAATTTGCCTACATGCTTCTTCAATCCTACGATTTTCTGTATCTCTACAGGAAATACGGTTGCAAATTGCAACTGGGAGGATCCGACCAATGGTCAAATATGCTCGGAGGCTATGAATTGGTCAGAAAACTCGAATCAGACAAGGTTTATTCAATGACCTTTAAACTCCTCACAACTGCATCAGGAATAAAAATGGGCAAAACCGAAAAAGGAGCTATATGGCTCGACCCTGAAAAGACTTCTCCCTATGAAATGTATCAATATATGAGAAATGTAGATGACAGAGATGTAATAAAATTCATGAAACTTTTAACTATGATGAGCCTTGAAGAAATTGGCGAATATGAAAAACTTGAAGGCGCAGAGCTCAATAAAGCAAAGGAAAAACTCGCCTTTGAAATAGTCAGGGACATTCATGGAGAAGATGAAGCCAATAAAGCTGTAGAAGCTTCAAGAGCATTATTTTCCACAGGAGCGGACAGCGAAAACATACCCTCCACGGAAATGGAAAAATCGATTTTTGAAGAAGGAAAAAATTTCCTCGAACTCTTGACGGAAATCGGACTTACAAAGTCCAATTCAGAGGGCAGAAGGTTGGTTGAGCAAAACGGAATAACCTTAAACGATGAAAAAGTTCAAGAAATAGACAAGAAAATAACTCTTGATGATTTTAAAGATGATTCCATTTTAATCAGAAAGGGTAAAAAAATATTTCACAGAGTTAAAATCAAGTAA
- a CDS encoding PemK-like protein (PemK is a growth inhibitor in Escherichia coli known to bind to the promoter region of the Pem operon, auto-regulating synthesis. This Pfam family consists of the PemK protein in addition to ChpA, ChpB and other PemK-like proteins; High confidence in function and specificity) codes for MLIKRGDIYYADLSPVIGSEQGGVRPVVVIQNDVGNKYSPTLIVASITSQINKARLPTHVSVDSKDVPLPKNSVLLLEQIRTIDKKRLRDRIGSFDKDVMDSVDKALKISLNLK; via the coding sequence ATGTTGATTAAGAGGGGAGATATTTACTATGCCGACCTTTCTCCTGTCATAGGATCGGAGCAAGGTGGAGTAAGGCCTGTTGTAGTTATACAAAATGATGTCGGGAATAAATATTCACCGACTTTGATCGTAGCCTCAATTACATCTCAGATAAATAAAGCCAGACTTCCCACCCATGTAAGCGTGGACTCAAAGGATGTGCCTTTGCCGAAAAATTCAGTCTTGCTTTTAGAGCAGATAAGGACTATAGATAAAAAAAGGTTGCGAGACAGGATTGGAAGCTTTGATAAGGATGTAATGGATTCTGTGGACAAGGCGTTAAAGATAAGCTTAAATTTGAAATAA
- a CDS encoding integral membrane protein (High confidence in function and specificity) yields MVKKGIAYSLLSAVIFGAMPLMTKILYTFGMDFVSSAFYRMSLSLVFIYIINKFYFKEDMKLTLKEFKYILLAAICFASNSLFLFNSYNYINSGTATAIFFLNPIIIFTVLSIKYKQKPAKIDIICITGALTGLFLCMDIEEMSSITGALIALMSAFAFSIYTIVVGKEELKEIGAFKLLFYINFIGAITILIYAFAFAKGIYTDYTPNQIPALFLYSAIISMGATYYYQRGVAYIGAKNTSLLCTLELLVSVLISFYIIGEPVRKIEIFAALLIFFCSFFLVKNSKE; encoded by the coding sequence ATGGTTAAAAAGGGGATAGCATATTCTTTATTATCTGCTGTGATATTCGGTGCGATGCCTTTAATGACTAAAATTCTGTATACCTTCGGAATGGATTTTGTGAGTTCAGCCTTTTATAGAATGTCTTTGTCATTGGTATTCATATATATAATAAACAAATTTTATTTTAAAGAAGATATGAAACTGACCTTAAAGGAATTTAAATACATATTGTTAGCGGCGATATGTTTTGCATCAAACAGTCTGTTTCTGTTTAATTCCTACAACTACATAAATTCCGGAACTGCAACGGCAATATTTTTTCTAAACCCTATAATTATCTTCACGGTGCTATCCATAAAATATAAACAAAAACCTGCAAAAATCGACATTATATGCATAACAGGAGCCTTGACAGGTCTCTTTCTATGTATGGATATAGAAGAGATGAGCAGCATAACGGGAGCCTTGATCGCCTTGATGTCAGCCTTCGCCTTTTCAATATACACAATAGTTGTGGGAAAAGAAGAACTAAAGGAAATCGGAGCTTTTAAACTTTTATTTTATATAAATTTTATCGGGGCAATTACGATTTTAATCTATGCCTTTGCCTTTGCAAAGGGGATATACACGGACTACACACCTAATCAGATACCTGCGCTGTTTTTATATTCAGCCATAATATCCATGGGTGCAACCTATTATTATCAGAGGGGAGTTGCCTATATAGGAGCTAAAAACACATCGCTTTTATGCACTTTGGAATTGTTGGTCAGCGTATTGATAAGTTTTTATATAATTGGAGAACCTGTGAGGAAAATTGAAATCTTTGCAGCCTTATTAATTTTTTTCTGTTCTTTCTTTTTAGTAAAAAACAGCAAAGAATAA
- the ftsX gene encoding putative cell division protein FtsX (Part of the ABC transporter FtsEX involved in asymmetric cellular division facilitating the initiation of sporulation; High confidence in function and specificity), translated as MKIIRQAINIFKESIKGIFRNSAMSLASIISIAAMLTLFGFIFLLMLGINSSVYRLGNKLDKVVIYLEDNISVDQINELIGDIGADERVKEVKYTSKEKALEEFKESFGDNADILDTVDEDTLPASLTISLKDLSYSDEVVKSFENHEGVYKINYHYELVHKMINLEEGVKYVGFAIVMILFLVSILIIHNTVKIAVANRRKEIEIMKYVGATNGYIRGPFLIEGIIFGIIGALIAFGIVYYVYNYYHGRIETSIETYGINLLSPKSIAENISVIFLCIGVGIGYLGSLLSTKRFLDV; from the coding sequence ATGAAGATAATTAGACAGGCGATAAACATCTTTAAGGAAAGCATAAAGGGGATTTTCAGGAATTCGGCAATGTCTCTTGCATCTATAATATCCATTGCTGCGATGCTCACTCTTTTCGGATTTATCTTCTTGCTTATGCTTGGAATTAATTCCTCTGTATACAGACTTGGCAACAAATTGGATAAAGTGGTAATATATCTTGAAGATAACATATCCGTTGATCAGATAAATGAATTAATCGGCGATATCGGAGCTGATGAGAGAGTAAAGGAAGTTAAATACACCTCCAAGGAAAAAGCCCTGGAAGAGTTCAAAGAGAGCTTTGGAGATAATGCAGACATACTGGATACAGTAGATGAAGATACTCTGCCGGCGTCCTTGACCATAAGCTTGAAGGATCTTTCTTATTCAGATGAGGTAGTAAAATCCTTTGAAAATCACGAAGGTGTATATAAGATAAATTATCATTATGAATTGGTACACAAGATGATAAACTTGGAAGAAGGAGTAAAATATGTAGGTTTTGCCATAGTTATGATATTATTCCTCGTATCTATACTCATAATTCACAATACTGTCAAGATAGCGGTGGCAAATAGAAGAAAAGAAATAGAAATAATGAAGTATGTAGGTGCGACAAACGGATATATAAGAGGACCTTTCTTGATAGAAGGCATAATATTCGGTATAATAGGTGCACTTATAGCCTTCGGCATAGTCTACTATGTCTACAATTATTATCACGGTAGGATTGAAACAAGCATTGAAACTTACGGAATAAATCTCTTAAGCCCAAAGAGCATAGCCGAAAACATATCCGTTATATTTTTATGCATAGGAGTGGGAATCGGGTACTTGGGATCCTTGTTGTCTACCAAGAGATTTTTAGATGTTTAG
- a CDS encoding Carbohydrate kinase family protein (Predicted sugar kinase [Carbohydrate transport and metabolism]; High confidence in function and specificity), which produces MLGVDLISINKVDKLLKKHRDKFLQRIFNEEEITYIKSKNYRAQSVAGIFAAKEAISKAEETGIGKLSFKDVHIFYNNSSPYGKVQDRLYKLSISHDSGFAVAVAIKIKRECRKFRRNQDTHKGDYGKVGIFAGSRGMTGSAYLSTMAALKMGAGLVYNFVPENIFEIMCIKYVEAIVKSSESIDYDSVKKLDSIALGMGIGKSAQSKKLFEEVLKFDQNLVIDADGLNILSENPEILLKRKPYTTILTPHLMELSRLCKSNLDEIKKNKREIAKDFADKYKVVLLVKGKETEVFCKNELYINKTGNAGMATAGSGDVLSGIIAALLARGLNPYKSACIGSYIHGAAGDVAADIYGEESMIAGDILNSLKYITKKIDFTSLQMGDLSLEKLQDEGEMLC; this is translated from the coding sequence ATGTTGGGAGTAGATTTAATAAGTATAAATAAAGTTGATAAATTACTAAAAAAACACAGGGATAAGTTTCTTCAAAGAATTTTCAACGAAGAAGAAATCACATACATAAAATCCAAAAATTATAGAGCTCAAAGCGTAGCCGGTATTTTCGCCGCTAAAGAAGCCATATCGAAGGCGGAAGAAACGGGAATAGGAAAACTTTCCTTCAAGGATGTACATATTTTTTATAATAACTCCTCTCCCTACGGCAAAGTCCAAGATAGATTGTATAAATTATCCATATCTCACGACAGCGGTTTTGCGGTGGCGGTGGCAATAAAAATAAAAAGAGAATGTAGAAAATTCAGAAGAAACCAGGACACTCACAAAGGAGATTACGGAAAAGTCGGGATTTTTGCGGGATCTCGAGGAATGACAGGTTCAGCTTATCTCTCTACAATGGCGGCACTTAAAATGGGGGCAGGTCTTGTTTATAATTTTGTTCCGGAAAATATTTTTGAAATAATGTGCATAAAGTATGTTGAAGCCATAGTAAAAAGCTCTGAAAGTATCGATTACGACTCCGTAAAAAAACTTGATTCAATAGCCTTGGGCATGGGAATAGGTAAAAGCGCGCAGAGCAAAAAGCTCTTCGAAGAAGTTTTGAAATTTGATCAAAACTTGGTAATAGATGCTGACGGGTTGAATATATTATCTGAAAATCCGGAGATTTTACTTAAGAGAAAACCCTACACCACAATATTAACTCCACACTTAATGGAATTGAGCAGATTGTGCAAGTCAAATCTCGACGAAATAAAGAAAAATAAAAGGGAGATTGCCAAGGATTTTGCTGACAAATACAAGGTGGTATTGTTGGTTAAGGGAAAGGAAACCGAAGTTTTCTGTAAAAATGAACTGTACATAAATAAAACTGGCAATGCGGGCATGGCGACGGCAGGTAGCGGAGATGTGCTCAGCGGAATAATAGCGGCTCTTTTGGCAAGGGGGTTAAATCCTTATAAATCCGCCTGTATCGGCTCATATATTCACGGAGCGGCAGGTGATGTCGCTGCGGATATTTATGGAGAGGAGTCCATGATTGCCGGAGATATTTTAAATTCGCTTAAATACATTACAAAAAAAATTGATTTTACTTCTTTGCAAATGGGAGATTTAAGTTTAGAAAAATTGCAGGATGAAGGTGAAATGTTATGTTGA